From the genome of Miscanthus floridulus cultivar M001 chromosome 10, ASM1932011v1, whole genome shotgun sequence, one region includes:
- the LOC136485259 gene encoding T-complex protein 1 subunit theta-like: MVGFGSMAGYGIQSMLKESHRHLSGLEEAVLKNIDACRELSAITRTSLGPNGMNKMVINHLDKLFVTNDAATIVNELEVQHPAAKILVLAGRGQQEEIGDGPNLTISFAVELLEKAEEFIRMGLHPSEIIIGYTKAINKTIQILEDLVEKGSENMDVRNKEEVVLRMRSAVASKQFGQEDIMCPLVADACIQVCPKNPTNFNVDNVRVAKLLGGGLHNSSVVRGMVLKNDALGSIKRVEKAKIAVFAGGVDTSATETKVSLTQVLRLLSVELQWVTWRYIFVNVTD; the protein is encoded by the exons ATGGTGGGGTTCGGCTCGATGGCGGGCTACGGGATCCAGTCGATGCTCAAGGAGAGCCACCGCCACCTCTCCGGGCTCGAGGAGGCTGTGCTCAAGAACATTGACGCCTGCCGCGAGCTCTCCGCCATCACGCGCACCTCCCTCGGCCCCAACG GAATGAACAAGATGGTTATCAATCACTTGGACAAGCTGTTTGTCACAAATGATGCTGCCACCATCGTGAATGAGCTAGAGGTTCAGCACCCGGCTGCTAAGATCCTGGTACTGGCTGGCAGGGGTCAGCAGGAGGAGATTGGGGATGGGCCCAATCTCACCATATCATTTGCCGTCGAACTGCTTGAGAAAGCTGAGGAGTTCATCAGGATGGGCTTGCATCCGAGTGAGATCATCATTGGCTACACCAAAGCCATCAACAAG ACAATTCAGATCTTGGAGGATCTTGTTGAGAAAGGCTCAGAGAACATGGATGTAAGAAACAAGGAGGAGGTTGTGTTGAGGATGAGATCTGCTGTCGCGAGCAAGCAGTTTGGCCAGGAGGATATAATGTGCCCTCTTGTAGCTGAT GCCTGCATTCAAGTTTGCCCCAAAAATCCTACAAACTTTAATGTCGACAATGTTAGAGTGGCTAAGCTGCTTGGAGGTGGTTTGCACAATTCTTCTGTGGTCCGTGGGATGGTTCTGAAAAATGATGCTCTTGGTAGCATCAAAAGGGTGGAGAAGGCAAAG ATTGCAGTATTTGCTGGTGGTGTCGATACCTCAGCAACTGAAACAAAGGTGTCGCTGACTCAGGTGCTAAGGTTATTGTCAGTGGAGCTGCAGTGGGTGACATGGCGCTACATTTTTGTGAACGTTACAG ACTGA